One Spiribacter halobius DNA segment encodes these proteins:
- a CDS encoding cupin domain-containing protein: MTDIRIITLAGALALGAFGTPAVGHEAYDGKGAYFLDTSEIEWSEVGSMAPPAKIAVLEGNPGKEEPFTFRLLLPAGYEIDPHDHPAYERVTVISGTLYFAHGEEFDRDAATALPAGSYAVLPPEAPMYGYVEEETVIQVHGTGPWGIDYLHPEHDPRR; encoded by the coding sequence ATGACTGACATTCGCATCATTACCCTGGCCGGCGCCCTCGCGCTCGGCGCCTTCGGTACCCCCGCCGTGGGCCACGAGGCGTACGACGGCAAAGGCGCCTACTTCCTCGATACCAGCGAGATCGAGTGGTCTGAGGTCGGATCGATGGCGCCGCCGGCGAAGATCGCAGTCCTCGAGGGCAACCCGGGCAAGGAAGAACCCTTCACGTTTCGGCTGCTCCTGCCGGCCGGCTACGAGATCGATCCCCATGATCACCCAGCCTACGAGCGCGTGACCGTCATCAGCGGGACCTTGTACTTCGCGCACGGTGAGGAGTTCGACCGCGATGCCGCCACGGCTTTGCCTGCCGGTAGCTATGCCGTGTTGCCGCCAGAGGCGCCCATGTATGGCTACGTGGAGGAGGAGACCGTGATCCAGGTCCACGGCACCGGGCCCTGGGGGATCGACTACCTGCATCCGGAGCATGACCCGCGCCGCTAA
- a CDS encoding (R)-mandelonitrile lyase, translated as MEIRRNGSVPSQSGPAEYFTGQVRLDPLLEAPEPARANAAWVTFEPGARTAWHTHPLGQMLVVTGGCGRAQRWGGPVEEIRAGDVVWFPPGEKHWHGAAPGTAMSHIAVQERLEGAAVEWLEPVTDAQYGGDA; from the coding sequence ATGGAGATCCGACGTAACGGCAGCGTGCCGTCCCAGTCCGGCCCCGCGGAATACTTCACCGGCCAGGTGCGGCTGGATCCGTTGCTGGAGGCACCGGAGCCGGCGAGGGCCAACGCGGCCTGGGTGACCTTCGAGCCTGGCGCGCGCACGGCCTGGCATACCCATCCCCTCGGCCAGATGCTCGTCGTCACCGGCGGCTGCGGCCGCGCCCAGCGCTGGGGCGGGCCGGTCGAGGAGATCCGGGCAGGCGACGTGGTCTGGTTTCCACCCGGCGAGAAGCACTGGCACGGCGCGGCGCCCGGCACCGCGATGAGCCATATCGCGGTTCAGGAACGCCTGGAGGGGGCAGCGGTGGAGTGGCTGGAACCGGTGACCGACGCCCAGTACGGCGGCGACGCGTGA